The Amycolatopsis endophytica genome includes the window CCAGCTCCTCCACCACGCGCGCGCCGTGCGGGTCGCGGGTTCCGTGTGCCGCCAGGACGATCACCGTTCCACCGCCAGCCGGTATCCGCGCTTCACCACGGTCTGCACGAGCTTCCCCTCCCCGAGCGACGTCCGCAGCCGCCCGATCGCGGTTTCCACCGCGTGTTCCTCACCACCGCCGGGCAGTGCTGCCGTCAGCTCGCGCCGCGACACCACCCGGCCCGGCTCACGGGCCAGCGCCCGCAGCACCGCCATCGGCGCCGGCGGCACCTCCCGCAGCTGACCGTCCACAATGACCGCCTGCCCGCGCAGCTCGACCACACAACCAGCTGCGCACAGCCTCGGTGACCGTTCCACCAGCGCCTGCGCCACCGTCCGCGCCAACGCGCCGATCCGCGCCCGCTCCGGTTGCATGGTCGGGATTCCGACCGCGGCCAGCGGCGCCGCCGTGATCGGGCCGACGCACGCGACCAGCACCCGGTGCGTCAGCGCCCCGACCAGCGGCCCGAGACGCCCGGTGCGCCTGGCCATCGCCAGTGTGCTCGCCGCGGCCGGTGCGCTGGTGAACGGCATCGCGTCCACCGAGCCGTCCAGCACGGCATCGATCAGCCGGTCCAGCGGTCCCGGATCGGACGGCCCGACCCAGCGGTAGACCGGCACCTCGATCACCTCGGCGCCCGAGTCCCGCAACGACTCCACGAAATACGGCAGCGGTTCGCCGTGCAGCTGCACCGCGATCCGACATCCCTCCACTCCGGACTCCAGCAGGTGCTGCAACAGTTCGGCGCTGCTCTCCGACGCGGGTGAATAGACCTCCGACAGCCCGGCCGCGCGGATCGCCCCGCGTGCCTTCGGGCCGCGGGCCAGCAGCGACGCCTTGTCCAGGCAGCCGACCAGCTCCTCGCCCAGCCCCCAGCCCTCCGCGGCCTCGACCCAGCCGCGGAACCCGATCCCGGTGGTCGCGACCACGATGTCGGCCGGCTCCGCCAGCATCCGCACCGTCGCGGCGTGCAGTTCGGTGTCGTCGGCCAGCGGCACGATCCGGATGGCGGGCCCGTACCGCACGGTCGCGCCCTTGCGCACCAGGAGCGCACCGAGCTCGTCCGCCCGGCGCGCGGCGGTGATGCCCACCGCGAAGCCGGCCAGCGGATGGGTCGGCGCGGGGTCGGTCATGGCTGGAGGTACACCATGCCCTCGACCACGCTCACCGGATACGTGCGCACGGCCACCGTCTCGTCCTCCAGTGAGTGGCCGGTGGCCAGCTCGAACCGGTGCTTGAGCATCGGCGACGCGACGTACGGCACACCACGGACGTCACCGATGATCCCGCGCGACAGCACCGCTGCCCTGGTGAACGGATCCACATTGGACAGGGCGTAGACGTCACCGCCCACGGTCCGGAACACCGCCACCTGCCGCCCGTCCGGCAGCAGCGCGGCGGCCCCGCGCCCCGGAACCAGGCGGTCGACCGGGCAGATCTCCACCACCGTCTGCACAGCCGTCATCGCGACACCACCTCCGGAACACCCAGCAGGACGGGAACTTTCTGGTCCCGCTCCGCGCGGAACGAAATCGTCGGATCGGGCGTGCCCGGCGCGTTGACGAACGAGGTGAACCGGGCGAGTTTCTCCGGGTCCTCGATCACGCCGCGCCACTCGTCGGCGTAGTTCTCCACGTGCTTGGCCATCGCGGCGTCCAGCTCGTCGCGGATGCCGAGCTTGTCGTCGACGATCACCGCACGCAGGTGGTCGAGCCCGCCGTCCATCTCCTCGATCCACGGCGCGGTGCGCTGCAGCCGGCCGGCGGTGCGCACGTAGAACATCAGGAACCGGTCGATGTAGGCGATCAGCGTGTCCTTGTCCAGATCGGACGCCAGCAGTTCGGCGTGCCGCGGGAGAGCTCCGCCGTTGCCGCCGACGTAGAGGTTCCAGCCCTTCTCGGTCGCGATCACGCCGAAGTCCTTGCCACGGGCCTCCGCGCACTCGCGGGCGCAGCCGGAGACGCCGGACTTGAGCTTGTGCGGTGACCGCAGACCCCGGTAGCGCAGCTCCAGCTCCACGGCCAGCCCGACGCTGTCCTGCACGCCGTAGCGGCACCACGTCGACCCGACGCACGATTTGACCGTGCGCAACGACTTGCCGTACGCGTGCCCGGACTCCATCCCGGCGTCCACCAGCCGCTTCCAGATGTGCGGCAGCTGGTCCACGGTCGCGCCGAACAGGTCGATCCGCTGCCCGCCGGTGATCTTGGTGTAGAGGCCGAAGTCCTCGGCCACCTCGGCGATCACTTTCAGCTTCGCCGGGGTGATCTCGCCGCCGGGAATCCGCGGCACGACCGAGTAGGTGCCGTTGCGCTGCATGTTCGCCAGGAAGTGGTCGTTGGTGTCCTGCAGCGTGGCCTGTTCGCCGGCCAGGACGTGACCGCCGTCGCGGTCGGTCGTGTCCAGGGTCGCCAGGATGGAGGCCACCGCGGGCTTGCAGATCTCGCATCCGGAGCCGGTGCCGTGCTTGGCGATCAGCTCGCCGAACGTGGTCAGACGGGTGGCGCTGATGATCTGGAACAGCTCCTGGCGCGAGTGGGTGAAGTGCTCGCACAACGCCTTCGACTGCTCGACACCGCACGCGTCCAGCAGCTTCGCCAGCATCGGCACACACGAACCGCACGTCGTGCCCGCCTTGGTGCAGCCCTTGATCTTCGCGACGCTGTCGCAGCCCTCGTCGTGGATCGCACCGGTGATGGTGCCCTTGCTGACCGCGTTGCAGGAACAGATCTGCGCCTCGTCCGGCAGCGCGTCAACCCCCACCGCACCGGAGCCTTCGGGCGCGAGCATCGCGGCGGGATCGGCCGGAAGCGGGCTGCCGACGAGCGGGCGGAGCAGGTTGTACGCGCTCGCGTCGCCGACCAGGACACCACCGAGGAGCAAGCGCCTACCGTCCTGTTCGGCGGACACGACGAGCTTCTTGTAGTACCCGCCGACCGCGTCCGAGAGCACCACTTCGACGGCGTTCTCGGTGGTCGCGTGGGCGTCGCCGAAACTGGCCACGTCCACACCCATCAACTTGAGCTTCGTGGACAGGTCGGCGCCGGGGAACTCGCCGGTGCGGCCGAGCAACCGCGCGGCGACGATCTCGGCCATCGTGTAGCCGGGCGCGACCAGGCCGTAGCAGCGGCCCTCGACCGCGGCGCACTCGCCGATGGCCCAGATGTCCGGATCGCTGGTGCGGCAGGCGAGGTCGGTGACGATGCCGCCGCGCTCCCCGACCTCCAGACCGGACTGACGGGCCAGATCGTCGCGCGGCCGGACACCAGCGGAGAACACGACCAGGTCCAGGTCCAGTTCGGTGCCATTGGTCAACTTGGTGAACAGCCGGTCGCCATCCTGCGCGATCCTCTCCGCCGACGTCGAGGTGTGAACGGTCAGGTCGAGGTCGGTGACCAGCTCGCGCAGCAGGCTGCCGCCGCCGTCGTCGACCTGGATCGGCATCAGCCGCGGCGCCATCTCGACCACATGCGGCGACAAGCCCATGTCCCGCAGCGCCTTCGCGGCCTCCAGGCCCAGCAGGCCACCACCGACGACCATCGCCGCGGCCCGGCCCCGCTTCGTCGCCTTCGCGTGCTCGACCGCCGCCCGGATCGCGTCCAGGTCCTCGATCGTGCGGTAGACGAAGCAGCCCGGCAGGTCATGCCCTGGCACCGGCGGCACGAACGGGCGCGAACCGGTGGCGAGCACGAGTGCGTCGTAGGACTGCACATGCCCGGAAGCGGTGGTGACCGTCCGTGCCGCGCGGTCGACACCCGTCACCGGGTCGCCCAGCCGAAGCTCGACCTGGTCGTCACCCGCGTAGTCCGAACCGGACAGCGTGAGCGCGGCGACGTCCCAGCCGTCCACATAGGAGGTCAGGGCCACCCGGTCGTAGGCCGGGTGCGGCTCCTCGGCCAGCACGACCACGCGCCAGTCGTCGGCGGTGTC containing:
- the nirB gene encoding nitrite reductase large subunit NirB; its protein translation is MRTLVVVGNGMVGHRLVEALRDEDTADDWRVVVLAEEPHPAYDRVALTSYVDGWDVAALTLSGSDYAGDDQVELRLGDPVTGVDRAARTVTTASGHVQSYDALVLATGSRPFVPPVPGHDLPGCFVYRTIEDLDAIRAAVEHAKATKRGRAAAMVVGGGLLGLEAAKALRDMGLSPHVVEMAPRLMPIQVDDGGGSLLRELVTDLDLTVHTSTSAERIAQDGDRLFTKLTNGTELDLDLVVFSAGVRPRDDLARQSGLEVGERGGIVTDLACRTSDPDIWAIGECAAVEGRCYGLVAPGYTMAEIVAARLLGRTGEFPGADLSTKLKLMGVDVASFGDAHATTENAVEVVLSDAVGGYYKKLVVSAEQDGRRLLLGGVLVGDASAYNLLRPLVGSPLPADPAAMLAPEGSGAVGVDALPDEAQICSCNAVSKGTITGAIHDEGCDSVAKIKGCTKAGTTCGSCVPMLAKLLDACGVEQSKALCEHFTHSRQELFQIISATRLTTFGELIAKHGTGSGCEICKPAVASILATLDTTDRDGGHVLAGEQATLQDTNDHFLANMQRNGTYSVVPRIPGGEITPAKLKVIAEVAEDFGLYTKITGGQRIDLFGATVDQLPHIWKRLVDAGMESGHAYGKSLRTVKSCVGSTWCRYGVQDSVGLAVELELRYRGLRSPHKLKSGVSGCARECAEARGKDFGVIATEKGWNLYVGGNGGALPRHAELLASDLDKDTLIAYIDRFLMFYVRTAGRLQRTAPWIEEMDGGLDHLRAVIVDDKLGIRDELDAAMAKHVENYADEWRGVIEDPEKLARFTSFVNAPGTPDPTISFRAERDQKVPVLLGVPEVVSR
- a CDS encoding uroporphyrinogen-III synthase, which translates into the protein MTDPAPTHPLAGFAVGITAARRADELGALLVRKGATVRYGPAIRIVPLADDTELHAATVRMLAEPADIVVATTGIGFRGWVEAAEGWGLGEELVGCLDKASLLARGPKARGAIRAAGLSEVYSPASESSAELLQHLLESGVEGCRIAVQLHGEPLPYFVESLRDSGAEVIEVPVYRWVGPSDPGPLDRLIDAVLDGSVDAMPFTSAPAAASTLAMARRTGRLGPLVGALTHRVLVACVGPITAAPLAAVGIPTMQPERARIGALARTVAQALVERSPRLCAAGCVVELRGQAVIVDGQLREVPPAPMAVLRALAREPGRVVSRRELTAALPGGGEEHAVETAIGRLRTSLGEGKLVQTVVKRGYRLAVER
- the nirD gene encoding nitrite reductase small subunit NirD gives rise to the protein MTAVQTVVEICPVDRLVPGRGAAALLPDGRQVAVFRTVGGDVYALSNVDPFTRAAVLSRGIIGDVRGVPYVASPMLKHRFELATGHSLEDETVAVRTYPVSVVEGMVYLQP